In the genome of Amaranthus tricolor cultivar Red isolate AtriRed21 chromosome 15, ASM2621246v1, whole genome shotgun sequence, one region contains:
- the LOC130801004 gene encoding pentatricopeptide repeat-containing protein At5g39980, chloroplastic-like, whose amino-acid sequence MLLGFGKKRKGREMEVYFPRLDTNRGREGFGKRNLFTFLTTQILSNIVMFDIVSLTVDGGVFSITQTQQNLLSKNIIHGQRTQCIPTRISSSSTKDVWTRAPSQASSSSSSTSFSQQLSRTYCQNNTQRNNFLDHYIDMEDLLKSIAQTASEEELFALLSPYKGRQLSVRFMVSLLSRESNWQRSIALLDWINEIALYTPSVFVYNVVIRNVLRAKQWVVAHGLFDEMRQRALAPDRYTYSMLITHFGKESLLDSALSWLQKMEQDRVSGDLVLYSNLIELSRKLCDYSKAISLFSRLKRSGIKPDLVPYNTMINVFGKAKLFCEAQDLLKEMRENGVKPDTVSHSTLLNMYVENHKFVEALSVFSDMTDVNCVLDLTTYNIMIDVYGQLDMAMEADQLFWTMRKRGIEPNVVSYNTLLRVYGEAELFGKAIHLFRLMQKKDIEQNVVTYNTMMKIYGKSLEHEKAENLVQEMQKKGIHPNAITYSTIISIWCRAGKLDRAAKLFQKLRSSALEIDRVLYQTMIVAYERAGLVAHAKRLLHELKCPDNIPRDTAIAILCRAGRIEEATWVFRQAFDAREVKDISVFECMIELYSRNRKYMNVIEVFEKMREAGYFPNANVIALALNAYGKVKEFEKADSVYWEMQEAGCIFPNEVHFQMLSLYGARGDLKTVESFFEMLDTDPNVNKKELYLVVSNIHESAKRLNGVARVDDMMANDGTLRS is encoded by the exons ATGCTACTTGGGTttggaaagaaaagaaagggGAGGGAAATGGAGGTTTATTTCCCTCGTTTGGATACCAATAGGGGAAGGGAGGGATTTGGAAAGAGGAACCTCTtcacatttttaacaacacaAATCCTTTCAAACATAGT AATGTTTGATATTGTATCATTGACGGTGGATGGTGGGGTTTTTTCTATAACACAAACTCAGCAAAATCTCCTTTCGAAAAACATCATCCATGGACAGAGAACTCAGTGTATTCCCACAAGAATTTCATCATCTTCGACAAAAGATGTATGGACTAGGGCACCATCCCaagcttcatcttcttcatcgtcTACTTCTTTTTCACAGCAACTTTCTCGAACATATTGCCAAAATAACACTCAAAGAAACAATTTCTTAGACCACTACATAGACATGGAGGATTTGCTGAAATCCATTGCCCAAACTGCAAGTGAGGAAGAGTTGTTTGCTTTATTGTCACCTTATAAAGGCAGGCAACTATCTGTTAGGTTTATGGTATCTCTTCTTTCCCGTGAATCAAATTGGCAAAGGTCGATTGCTTTGCTTGATTGGATAAATGAAATTGCTTTATATACCCCATCAGTGTTTGTTTACAATGTTGTCATCCGTAATGTGCTTCGAGCAAAGCAGTGGGTAGTTGCACATGGTCTGTTTGACGAAATGCGGCAAAGAGCTTTAGCCCCTGATAGGTATACTTACTCGATGCTTATAACCCATTTTGGAAAAGAGAGCTTGCTTGATTCAGCACTTTCTTGGCTTCAGAAGATGGAGCAAGACCGTGTGTCGGGTGATCTTGTTTTGTACAGTAATTTGATTGAGTTGTCTCGTAAGTTATGTGATTATTCTAAAGCAATTTCTCTGTTTTCAAGGTTGAAGAGGTCTGGTATTAAGCCTGACCTTGTGCCTTATAATACTATGATTAATGTGTTTGGGAAAGCTAAGCTATTTTGTGAGGCTCAAGATCTGTTGAAAGAGATGAGAGAAAATGGAGTCAAGCCTGATACAGTTAGTCATTCAACACTTTTGAATATGTATGTAGAGAATCATAAGTTTGTTGAGGCATTATCTGTGTTTTCTGACATGACTGATGTAAATTGTGTTCTTGATCTCACTACCTACAACATTATGATAGATGTTTATGGACAGCTTGACATGGCCATGGAAGCTGATCAGCTTTTTTGGACCATGAGGAAAAGGGGCATTGAGCCTAATGTTGTTAGTTATAATACTCTTTTGAGGGTATATGGAGAAGCCGAGCTTTTTGGCAAAGCTATACATCTTTTTCGGTTGATGCAAAAAAAGGATATCGAACAGAATGTTGTAACGTACAATACCATGATGAAAATATATGGGAAATCCCTTGAACATGAAAAGGCCGAAAATTTGGTGCAAGAGATGCAGAAAAAGGGGATTCATCCTAATGCAATTACATACTCAACAATAATTTCTATATGGTGTAGGGCTGGGAAACTGGATCGTGCTGCCAAGTTGTTTCAAAAGCTTAGAAGTTCTGCTTTAGAGATTGATCGGGTTCTTTATCAGACTATGATAGTGGCTTATGAGAGAGCGGGATTAGTTGCTCATGCAAAACGGCTGCTTCATGAGCTTAAGTGCCCAGACAATATCCCCCGAGATACTGCAATTGCCATTCTTTGTCGAGCTGGAAGGATAGAAGAGGCTACATGGGTCTTTCGACAGGCATTTGACGCCAGAGAAGTGAAGGATATTTCTGTATTTGAGTGTATGATTGAACTTTACTCAAGAAATAGGAAATATATGAATGTCATAGAGGTGTTTGAGAAGATGCGAGAGGCGGGATATTTCCCCAATGCCAATGTCATTGCTCTTGCCTTAAATGCTTATGGAAAAGTCAAAGAGTTTGAAAAGGCTGATTCAGTATATTGGGAAATGCAAGAAGCAGGTTGTATATTCCCAAATGAAGTTCATTTCCAGATGTTGAGTCTGTATGGCGCAAGAGGCGACTTGAAGACTGTGGAATCATTTTTTGAGATGCTGGATACCGATCCCAATGTAAACAAAAAGGAATTATATCTTGTTGTTTCTAACATACATGAATCAGCAAAAAGGCTCAATGGTGTTGCAAGAGTAGATGACATGATGGCAAATGATGGTACACTAAGATCTTGA